Proteins from one Ahaetulla prasina isolate Xishuangbanna chromosome 2, ASM2864084v1, whole genome shotgun sequence genomic window:
- the LOC131193373 gene encoding toll-like receptor 13, with protein sequence MFFQTVLSMWLFVFNQVQTVTSYTFNKCEVHNTFGNKTKVLCYNQKLLEVPTYLPTTLVFLDLSQNSIPSLEKNDFKNFIHLQGLNISQNKISKIEDGAFIHTSHLEFLNLSVNQLQLLSSSMFDGLMNLTTLLLASNKIYRINPSAFANLENLKVIDLSSNKLCTLSAMHAVFNMGSLRELHIKDNGLQNLSTKEIISAPPLLELDVSHNPISLINITTPVLQRLFSLDLSFAIANNSILWKIEDSCFLEGLKALYLGGIAMKPSEISKVIQMLNCSQLKIIHLNQLNITESDNLIEKVCQWHKQVQSLNFQGNKFTSIKEGAFENCTYLKFLNMSFNQLKRLPMASFQSLNLLHSISWTNNISTLVPIIIPNVSLLESLDISFNEINQITSDDFRYLNNLKAFYINGNQIAFVSSHNFDHLNNLQELNLGQNFLRTITQPFSGSLNKLEVLVLRQNYLETIEKGVFKNLSSLRFLNLADNRIETIVPGTFEGLSNLQILTLGSNRIGKKPFRGDFFQGASSLADLDLFNNYISYESTKMLANPPFKLLRSLKKLKINSQGGNGLKYFPVNFLDGLESIVQLHAGNLAISSLESETFAFTPTLQELDLSNNELSSLNNTLFHPISKLKELHLKRNRLNSLNFFLNANLSRLTLFRATGNEIGIITEEQLSTLPSLLFLDLRQNYFICTCSNQMFIQWSLQNPKTQVLHFYQYTCTFPQAHKRYLLWAFNTSSCFIDYEFILFIANATAVITLMLASFFYQWKLHIIYMFHLLLAYYIDKKQKRKGQGTGYNYDAFLSYNTHDEKWVVDYLFPVLENQYSWKICLHHRDFEPGRSILENIVDNIYASRKTICIISRHYLESEWCSKEIQVASFRIFDDHKDVLVLIFLEDIPTEYLSPYHRMRKLLKTKTYLKWPEDEQEIPLFWHKLNMAMKTGDGKEDENPVLAGFVPDEIP encoded by the coding sequence ATGTTTTTTCAGACAGTTCTATCAATGTGGCTTTTTGTGTTTAATCAAGTTCAAACAGTAACTTCTTACACATTTAACAAGTGTGAGGTCCATAACACCTTTGGGAACAAAACAAAAGTTCTATGCTACAATCAGAAATTGTTAGAAGTCCCAACCTATCTACCAACTACACTTGTGTTTTTGGATTTATCTCAGAACAGTATCCCAAGCCTGGAGAAGAATGACTTCAAGAACTTCATCCATTTGCAAGGTCTCAACATTTCCCAGAATAAGATAAGTAAAATTGAAGATGGTGCTTTCATTCATACAAGCCACTTGGAATTTTTGAATCTTAGTGTAAATCAGCTGCAACTTCTCTCCAGTTCTATGTTTGATGGACTCATGAATCTTACCACTTTACTACTTGCCAGCAATAAAATATACAGGATCAACCCTTCTGCCTTTGCCAACTTGGAGAATTTAAAGGTAATTGATttatcttcaaacaaactgtgtACCCTGAGTGCTATGCATGCTGTCTTTAATATGGGATCTTTAAGAGAGTTGCACATCAAAGACAATGGCTTACAGAACTTGTCAACCAAAGAAATTATTAGTGCACCTCCATTGCTTGAGCTAGATGTATCCCATAATCCAATTTCCCTCATTAATATTACAACTCCAGTTCTGCAAAGACTTTTTTCACTTGATTTATCTTTTGCCATTGCCAACAACTCTATTTTATGGAAAATAGAAGATTCTTGCTTTCTGGAAGGCTTAAAGGCATTATATTTAGGAGGGATAGCAATGAAGCCATCTGAAATCTCAAAAGTGATCCAAATGCTGAATTGTTCTCAGTTAAAGATTATCCACCTAAACCAGTTAAATATAACTGAATCAGATAATCTAATAGAAAAGGTATGCCAATGGCACAAGCAAGTGCAAAGTCTTAACTTTCAAGGCAATAAGTTCACAAGCATTAAGGAGGGGGCTTTTGAAAATTGCACATATTTAAAGTTTTTGAATATGTCATTTAATCAGTTGAAAAGGCTACCGATGGCATCTTTTCAATCACTGAATTTGTTGCATTCCATTTCTTGGACAAACAACATATCCACTCTTGTTCCAATTATCATTCCTAATGTATCATTATTAGAAAGCCTAGATATTAGCTTTAATGAAATCAATCAAATTACTTCTGATGACTTcagatatttaaataatttaaaggcCTTCTACATCAATGGAAACCAGATTGCTTTTGTCTCTTCACATAACTTTGATCATCTAAACAATTTGCAAGAGCTAAATCTAGGGCAAAATTTTTTAAGAACAATCACACAACCTTTCTCAGGAAGCCTAAATAAACTGGAAGTGTTGGTGCTCAGGCAAAATTATTTGGAAACCATAGAGAAGGGCGTTTTTAAGAATCTTTCTTCTCTTCGGTTTCTTAATCTGGCAGACAATAGAATTGAAACAATAGTGCCAGGAACTTTTGAAGGTCTGAGCAACCTACAGATTCTTACTCTTGGATCTAACAGGATTGGTAAAAAACCTTTTCGGGGAGACTTTTTTCAAGGGGCAAGCTCTTTAGCAGACCTTGATCTTTTTAATAATTATATCAGCTATGAATCCACAAAAATGCTTGCCAATCCACCCTTTAAACTTTTGAGGTCTTTAAAGAAACTGAAGATAAACAGCCAGGGTGGCAATGGACTTAAGTATTTTCCAGTGAATTTTTTAGATGGTTTGGAGTCCATTGTGCAGCTCCACGCAGGCAATTTAGCCATTTCTTCCTTAGAGTCAGAGACATTTGCTTTTACTCCTACTCTTCAAGAGCTTGATTTGAGCAACAATGAACTTAGTTCACTAAACAATACTTTATTCCACCCCATATCAAAGCTGAAAGAATTGCACCTGAAAAGAAATAGGCTGAATTCTCTCAATTTTTTTCTCAATGCCAACCTTTCAAGACTGACTCTCTTCAGGGCAACTGGAAATGAAATAGGCATTATCACGGAAGAGCAATTAAGCACTttaccttcccttcttttcctagaTCTCAGGCAAAACTATTTCATCTGTACGTGTAGCAACCAAATGTTTATCCAGTGGTCACTGCAGAATCCTAAAACTCAGGTGCTCCATTTCTATCAGTACACTTGCACTTTCCCTCAAGCACATAAGAGATACCTGCTATGGGCTTTTAACACATCTTCTTGCTTTATTGATTATGAATTTATCCTGTTTATTGCAAATGCAACAGCAGTTATTACACTTATGCTTGCCTCTTTCTTTTATCAATGGAAATTGCACATAATCTATATGTTTCATCTATTGCTTGCTTATTATATtgacaagaaacaaaaaaggaagggGCAAGGTACGGGATACAATTATGATGCATTTCTTTCTTACAACACCCACGATGAAAAATGGGTAGTAGATTACTTATTTCCAGTGCTGGAAAACCAATATAGCTGGAAAATTTGTTTGCATCACCGGGACTTCGAGCCAGGACGGTCCATCCTTGAAAACATTGTAGATAATATCTATGCAAGCAGGAAGacaatttgtataataagtcGCCACTATCTGGAGAGCGAGTGGTGCTCCAAGGAGATACAAGTAGCAAGCTTTCGCATCTTTGATGACCATAAGGATGTCCTGGTTCTTATCTTCCTGGAAGACATTCCTACCGAATACCTTTCCCCCTATCACAGAATGAGAAAATTGCTAAAGACAAAAACTTACCTCAAATGGCCGGAAGATGAGCAGGAAATTCCATTGTTTTGGCACAAGCTCAATATGGCTATGAAAACAGGAGAtggaaaagaggatgaaaatcctGTTTTGGCTGGATTTGTTCCTGATGAAATTCCATAA